Genomic DNA from Selenomonas sp. oral taxon 126:
AGCTGGAGGCATACTATGGCAGATACAGCAGCTAACGAGACGATGCTCTCCATGCGCGGCATTCATAAATCCTTCGGTGAGCTCGGTGTCCTGCGCGGCATCGACCTCAGCCTCACGCGCGGCGAGGTACTTGCCATCATCGGCTCCTCGGGGTCGGGCAAATCCACACTCCTGCGCTGCATCAACAAACTCGAGACGATTGATCGCGGCACGATCACGATCAACGGGGAAACGCTCTGCGAGACGAAGGAAGGAGAACGGGCGGCGACATATGCGAGCAATGCCGACGTGCGTCGCATCCTCATGTCCACGGGCATGGTCTTTCAGCAGTTCAACCTCTTCCCCCATATGACCGTCATTGAGAACCTGATCGAAGCGCCCTGTCACGTCAAGGGACAACGCAAAGAGGAGATCCTGCCCTATGCGCGCGAACTGCTGGCAAAGGTCGGACTCTCCGACCGCGAGAACTACTATCCGAGCCAGCTCTCGGGTGGGCAGCAGCAGCGCGTCGCCATCGCGCGCGCCCTTGCCATGAAGCCCGACATCATGCTCTTTGACGAGCCGACCTCCGCCCTCGACCCCGAGCTCACGGGCGAGGTGCTGCGCACCATGCGTGCACTTGCCGCCGAACGCATGACCATGATTGTCGTCACGCACGAAATGGCATTCGCACGCGAGGCAGCCACCAACGTCATCTTTATGGAGAACGGCGTCATCGTCGAGCAGGGAGAGCCGCAGACATTTTTCTCTGCGCCGAAGGAGGAGAGGACACGGGAGTTCTTGCGGAATATGCTATAATCGTATTTATTTCATCTTTACATTGTCTTTCTCCCATGTTAGACTCTATACAAGAGGTGATGAAAATGCCACAAACATTGATCAATTTTCGTATGGATACAGACTTGAAGTGCAGCATGGAGCAAGTCTGCCGTGATCTTGGCATGAATATGACAACGGCATTTACCATCTTTGCAAAAAAGATGAGTCGTGAGCGGCGCATCCCTTTCGATGTTTCCGTTGATCCGTTCTACTCTCCTGCCAACATTGCATACCTCGAAGGTATTGTGGCCGATATGAAAAGCGGCAAGGCAAAATTTGAAGAGCATGACCTCATCGAGGTTGACGAATGAAACTTCTATGGGAAGAACGTGCATGGGCAGACTATCTCTATTGGCAGGGACAAGATCGCAAAACCTTGAAGCGAATTAATGACCTCTTAAAAGATGTGCAGCGACACGCATTCGAGGGAATTGGAAAACCCGAACCACTCCGCGAAAAGCTCTCCGGCTGTTGGAGCCGCCGCATAGACGAAACAAATCGGCTCGTCTATCGTATACAGGATGGCAGTTTGTATATTCTCGCGTGCAGAGGACACTATTGAGCATAAGAGAAAGCGAGGAAATCATGTCCGCACAGATTATCGACCTGAACCGCATCAAAGAACTTGAGGTTGACGAGCTCATCGACATCTTCAACGAGATGATCGAAGAAGCGCCCGCACAGGGAATGCCCGAGGTCGCTGCAATGGCGCAGGAGGTCAAAAAGGATATTCTAAAGATCGTCATAAAAGGGGAATCGTAGAACAGCGTTGTAGATTTGTGATATAATATATAAATATACTCCATTTGGAGGAATACTGATGAATGTTATCTTCTATCAGAAAGAAGATGGAACAGAACCGGCAAAAGAGTTCTTAAAAGGACTTGATCCTAAAATGCGAGCAAAAGTTGCTCGTACTGTCAATCAGCTGATTACAGCGGGACATAGTCTACGCCCTCCGATTTCAAAAAATCTTGGTGATGGCATAATGGAACTCAGGACAATATTCGGCAACAATATTTCTCGTGTTTTATACTTCTTTATGGTTGGTGATACTGCCGTTCTCACAAACGGGTTCATTAAAAAAACACAAAAGACACCTCCGGAAGAAATAGACCGTGCAAAAAGATACCGAGATGACTATAAAAGGAGGAATCCATCATGACTACATGGTTAGAGTTCTTGGAAGAACAGCTAAAAGACCCTGAGTTTAAGCGGGAGTATGATACGCTTGAGGATTGGTATCAGGAAGAACTTGCGCAGCAGCGTGCATTGAATCACGATAATAAAGGTTCTGCTTCCCCTGCTTCAGATCACGATGCGTCGCGTATAGCCTATGCTTAAAGGAAAAAATCTATTGAAATACCAAACAGGGCAGATGCAGAGGTGATGAGCCTCCGTATCTGCCCTGTTCTTTTATTTTCATATGATTAAAGATAGTCGGCAATGCTGTGATTCTCTAGGGATGCGAGGGTAACAAGCCGCAGCTTTTGCAATTCCGCCTCTATAAACTCGTATGTAGACTGACCGATGAAATGCGCCACGAGAAGCAGGAAGAGGCGCATGTTGCTTAACCCCATCATCTTGTCCCATTCAGCTGCATTTTCCAGATCTGTTGTATCTCCATTCGTCAGACAGATTTGGAAAGATTTTCTACCACGATTGATAAATACCACATCTGAAATACCTACGTATGGATTCCAGTTTGCATTTCCACTCTCTCCTAGTAGATAAAGACCTTTATTTGTGAATATAATCTCCTCGTTGTCAGAAAACAAGTTTGGATTTGTCGTTCCTCCAACAACGATTTCATTACGTTCCATAATGCCCTTGCGAATCCACTCTCGATCAGATGTGATATTGGGATTCACTTCATAGGTATAGCCATTCTTCCAATAACCTTCTTCCTCCCATAGAATTTTTCCCGACTTCAATCGCCCAAGAATCAGTGTAGAGCAGAGTTCAGCCATAACATGAGGATTGATAAGTTGTTTACACAGCCATTTCTTTGCAGGTTGAATCCCCTCGTTCATCGCCTTGACATACCACTCCCACGCCGAGTCAAGGTCTTTCGCAATGCCTCCCTTCTTCATAGCAACGCGCCAGATTATACATCCCCCAACCGTAACCAGCTTCTGCTGATTTCCAATAATACTCGACTGCCTTTCTATCATTGTGCAGCCCATATTCTTCCGAGGAGCGAAGTATCCCCTGCATATACAGTGCTTCACCGCTCCCCCGTTCAGCGGCACGCTTATACCAGAATCGTGCTTTTGCATAATTGCCTTCATCGAAGCAATACTCTCCTAAGCGGCATTCTGCCTCTGGAATTTGTTTATATGCCGCCTTTTCATACCACTCCTTTGCCTTCACCTCACTCTGCGCCACGCCTTCGCCATACTCGTAATCCATTGCCAAATAATACATAGCGTAGCCATTTCCGGCCTCGGCAGATTTCCGATACCACTGTGCGGCAATCGACACATCATGTGGAACCCCCTTTCCTGCATCGTACAGCAATCCCAGTCTGCACATGGCATAAGAATTTTCTAATGCAGCAGATTTCTCATACCATTTTATCGCTTCGCCAATATCCTCCCCTGTTCCCTCACCGTCACGATAGCAATCTCCTAGCCACCACATCGCCCCATCATGCCCCGCACGTGCCGATTTCTGAAACCAGTCAAACGCTTTTTCTAAATCTTGCTCAACAACCTCCCCCTCACGGTATCGGACGCCCATCCACCACATAGCATCAGCATCACCAAGTTTTGCTTTCTTTTCTGTCCACCGTATCGCACTTCTATAGTCTTCAACCTCTTTAAAATGTGTTTCTAAGCGATCCATCGCCCCGACATTGCCCTGATTTCCCGCCTTCACCAAGAGGCGAATCATATCCTCTTCTTTGCCCTGATTTTCATAAAGCTCCGCAAGGGCAAAAAGGGCATCGTCATAGCCGAGGTCGATTGCCTTTTGATAGCACTCGATGGCTTTCTTATCCTTTCCCTTCTCCTCGTACTGCTGTCCCTGCTCGAAGTATCTGCGTGGCTCATCCGCAATGGTTTCCAGATATTTCTCATCAAAGGGTACATCAACAAAACGAATCCCGAGTGTCTCAAAATCGACTGCCGTCTTGCTGTCAATCACAGCGACGGCTTTCCCGACACCGAGATAGGTCTTGTTCTTCACGTTTAATGGGATACGGAAACTCGCATTACACAGGATAATCTCCTGTGCGCCCTCCTTGATGAGCCTGTCCAAATCACTCTGCTCAAACGTAGCGAACTCCGCCATATCGCAGAGAATTTGATTCGTCGTATACTGACTGAGGCGATGGCGACGCTCCTCACGCCTTTGGATTGTTTGGACGGTCTTTGTGTCCACGTTCTCGGTTGGAACATCTGTGACGCCGAGGATGGTGCAGAGGCGCTGTGCGAGGTCGGGCGCGTTCCCATCGAGTGCGCCGACCTGCTCCGCCTCGGCGGGCAAATAGTGATCCTCAAGCCAGATTTTCAGCTTGCCGTTATGGAACTGGGCAATGATCTTCTCGATGTCGAAATACGTGCGCACTTCCTCGATGTTGCTGCGCGCCTGATAGCCGTCCTTTAAGTCGAGTGGGAATTTCACTTTTCGCGCCATGATATTACTTCCTCCACACTTTATAAACAGAGCGCCCCTTCCACCGCTTACGCGGTCCCCCTCCCCCGCTGCGGCAGGGGAGGCTTTTAGACTGCGCCATATTAGCTTCCCCCGTCCGAGACGGGGCCTGTGCGCGGAACGCGTAGAAGTGGCGAGCGCAGCGAGCCGATAGGGGCACCTCATTCTCTCAATCAAATATGCTCAATATCGCCCTGCCAAAGCTCTTCACGGTCTGCACCGCCTTGGTCGCGACCTTGTGCAGTCCCTCGGCGACCTTCGTCACGACAGGGCGGATGACCTTGAATCCCTCGTAGACGGCAGAAGCGATCTTCTTGCCGGACTGACTGCTGATGGCAGAGGCGACCGCCGTGCCGAGGACGGGTCCGACGACGGGAATCGCGGTAAGCACACGTGCGCCGATGCCCTTCGTGCAGAGGTCGCCGATGGCAGCAGAGGCGATGCGCCCCATGCGGTCAACTGCCGCCGCAACGCTGATCTTGCCGCTGAAGACCTGCGAGGCTGTGCGCACGCTCTCGACGCCCCAACAGGCAATATTTGTGAGTACAGGGAGCGGCGTCGCCTTCTTGATGAAGGGGATGATGCCGCGCTCGACGGCGACGTAGAGCGAGCCCGTCGCGACCGCCTTGATGCCGCAGTCGTTCTCCGAGCCTGTCTGCTCCTCGGCGAGGTCAATGCCCGTATTGAGCGGTTCACCGTCCTCCCCCTCAGCGTATCTCAGCCCTGTGTCAAGGGCCGCACCGCCGACGCCAGCGAGCACAGCCTGCTCCGCGACGCCCTGCGCGGCGACCTTGACGGGGATGGGCTGCCATGCACCGCCGCCCGCACCGTCCGGCACGCGCTCCTCGATGGTGGCGGGCAGCGTCTCGACCTCCTGCGGGCTGTGCAGCGCCCGATGCACCTCGTTGTTGCCCGCAGCAAGCGCAAGCTGTGCCTCGGCGAGGTAGCGCGCACGCTCCTCCTCTGTCGCGCCCGGTACGGAGAGCAACTTTTCCTGCAGCCACGCCTCCTTTGTCCCGCCCGCGCGGCAGGTCTCATCGATCTCGCTCATGCTCTCGGTGAACT
This window encodes:
- a CDS encoding XRE family transcriptional regulator; its protein translation is MTTWLEFLEEQLKDPEFKREYDTLEDWYQEELAQQRALNHDNKGSASPASDHDASRIAYA
- a CDS encoding type II toxin-antitoxin system RelE/ParE family toxin — its product is MNVIFYQKEDGTEPAKEFLKGLDPKMRAKVARTVNQLITAGHSLRPPISKNLGDGIMELRTIFGNNISRVLYFFMVGDTAVLTNGFIKKTQKTPPEEIDRAKRYRDDYKRRNPS
- a CDS encoding type II toxin-antitoxin system RelB/DinJ family antitoxin yields the protein MPQTLINFRMDTDLKCSMEQVCRDLGMNMTTAFTIFAKKMSRERRIPFDVSVDPFYSPANIAYLEGIVADMKSGKAKFEEHDLIEVDE
- a CDS encoding tetratricopeptide repeat protein, translated to MARKVKFPLDLKDGYQARSNIEEVRTYFDIEKIIAQFHNGKLKIWLEDHYLPAEAEQVGALDGNAPDLAQRLCTILGVTDVPTENVDTKTVQTIQRREERRHRLSQYTTNQILCDMAEFATFEQSDLDRLIKEGAQEIILCNASFRIPLNVKNKTYLGVGKAVAVIDSKTAVDFETLGIRFVDVPFDEKYLETIADEPRRYFEQGQQYEEKGKDKKAIECYQKAIDLGYDDALFALAELYENQGKEEDMIRLLVKAGNQGNVGAMDRLETHFKEVEDYRSAIRWTEKKAKLGDADAMWWMGVRYREGEVVEQDLEKAFDWFQKSARAGHDGAMWWLGDCYRDGEGTGEDIGEAIKWYEKSAALENSYAMCRLGLLYDAGKGVPHDVSIAAQWYRKSAEAGNGYAMYYLAMDYEYGEGVAQSEVKAKEWYEKAAYKQIPEAECRLGEYCFDEGNYAKARFWYKRAAERGSGEALYMQGILRSSEEYGLHNDRKAVEYYWKSAEAGYGWGMYNLARCYEEGRHCERP
- a CDS encoding Txe/YoeB family addiction module toxin, whose amino-acid sequence is MKLLWEERAWADYLYWQGQDRKTLKRINDLLKDVQRHAFEGIGKPEPLREKLSGCWSRRIDETNRLVYRIQDGSLYILACRGHY
- a CDS encoding amino acid ABC transporter ATP-binding protein; this encodes MADTAANETMLSMRGIHKSFGELGVLRGIDLSLTRGEVLAIIGSSGSGKSTLLRCINKLETIDRGTITINGETLCETKEGERAATYASNADVRRILMSTGMVFQQFNLFPHMTVIENLIEAPCHVKGQRKEEILPYARELLAKVGLSDRENYYPSQLSGGQQQRVAIARALAMKPDIMLFDEPTSALDPELTGEVLRTMRALAAERMTMIVVTHEMAFAREAATNVIFMENGVIVEQGEPQTFFSAPKEERTREFLRNML